Proteins found in one Lycium ferocissimum isolate CSIRO_LF1 chromosome 6, AGI_CSIRO_Lferr_CH_V1, whole genome shotgun sequence genomic segment:
- the LOC132059017 gene encoding serine/threonine-protein kinase SAPK2-like — protein MERFEILKDIGSGSFGVAKLVKDKWTSELYAVKYIERGKKIDEHVQREIMNHRSLRHPNIIKFKEVFLTPTHLAIVMEYAAGGELFERICNAGRFSEDEARFFFQQLISGVSYCHSMQICHRDLKLENTLLDGSSTPRLKICDFGYSKSSVLHSQPKSTVGTPAYIAPEVLSRKEYDGKLADVWSCGVTLYVMLVGAYPFEDPSDPRNFRKTLTRILNVQYSIPYYVRLSKECKHLLSQIFIADPEKRITIEEIKKHPWFLKNSPIEFMEGEEASLQMNGENEPSQSIDEVLAIIQEARKPGEGPKVGDLFVNGSSSLDLDDDLDIDADDVIETSGDFV, from the exons ATGGAAAGGTTTGAAATTCTGAAAGATATTGGTTCTGGCAGTTTTGGTGTAGCTAAGCTAGTGAAAGATAAGTGGACAAGTGAGCTCTATGCTGTCAAGTATATTGAGAGAGGAAAAAAG ATTGATGAGCATGTTCAGAGAGAAATCATGAATCATAGGTCCTTGAGGCATCCCAACATCATTAAATTCAAGGAG GTATTTCTTACCCCAACTCATCTAGCAATAGTGATGGAATATGCTGCTGGCGGAGAGCTGTTTGAAAGAATATGCAATGCTGGTAGATTCAGTGAAGATGAG GCAAGATTTTTCTTTCAACAACTTATATCAGGAGTCAGTTACTGTCACTCAATG CAAATTTGTCATAGAGATCTCAAGCTCGAAAATACACTCTTAGATGGTAGCTCAACACCACGTCTTAAAATATGCGATTTTGGCTACTCCAAG TCGTCAGTCCTGCATTCCCAACCCAAATCTACTGTTGGAACTCCGGCCTATATTGCACCAGAAGTCTTATCAAGAAAGGAGTACGATGGGAAG CTAGCAGATGTTTGGTCTTGTGGGGTTACATTATATGTGATGCTTGTTGGTGCTTATCCCTTTGAAGATCCTAGTGATCCAAGAAATTTCAGGAAAACTTTGACA AGGATATTGAATGTTCAATATTCAATTCCTTATTATGTTCGACTTTCGAAGGAGTGTAAGCATCTTTTATCTCAAATATTTATAGCTGACCCTGAGAAG AGAATAACCATAGAAGAGATTAAAAAGCATCCTTGGTTTCTAAAGAATTCGCCTATAGAATTTATGGAAGGAGAGGAAGCAAGTTTACAAATGAATGGAGAAAATGAACCCTCTCAAAGTATTGATGAAGTGTTGGCTATAATTCAAGAGGCAAGAAAGCCAGGAGAAGGGCCCAAAGTAGGTGACTTATTTGTTAATGGAAGCAGTAGTCTTGATCTTGATGATGACTTAGATATTGATGCAGATGATGTGATAGAGACAAGTGGAGATTTTGTTTAA